AGCAATCTCATTATATACATTGATATCATATCTCCGTAAACCAGAAATAAGTAAAAAGTTATATCCATACCTGCCGCACCATGAGCAAAATGACACTTGCCACCAAACGGACAATAACCAGTAGTCTCCCACTTATTACAAATTCTTGTCTTCCAGTTTGAAGGCTTTTGCGTTGCTCCAGCAGCATTATTTCCAAATCCACCAACAGTTGGAGTCACACTTATTGCAACACTCTCTCTAGACCGCGATTGCTCATCGTGAAGGAAAGTGCAACTATCTCCATAAGGACATCCCTCTTCAGTGTAGAACTTCTTGCAGTGCCTCCCTTTAGAGGACCTTTGAGACTCCCCACGCAAATCAGGAGAGCTCAATATTGGTATCTGGTGTTCTTCTCTCATTTCCACCATTCCTCCCCGCTCACTTTCATGTGCAGCTACTATCTCTTGCCAATTAGGAGGTGGTTTCCGAAGCTCCTCAATTCCATGAGCAAAGTTACAATTAGTAACATAGGGGCAGACACCAGCACGGAACTTACAACACAATTTAGTCTTAAAGAACATCTTTCCAATCGCTTTCGAGCTACTAGTAACTATAACACGCGCATCTGAATCCTGCACGTTCCTTGACTTCTTGTTGGGAGGATCACTCCCAGACCGGTTTTGCGAATGCCTACCACCATCCTGACTCGAATTGGACGGGGTTTCACAAAAGGGACCATTGTTCCAGGCTTTATAATCATCCTCAGTAGCCCAAACTGCCTGATCAGAAAAATTAGGACCCCAACTCTCAAAACCACCACCACTACCAGCCGCGGAATCTGGGATCACATTCCCTCCAGCAAAACCACCATCTCCCGTATAATCCATTAAAACAACAGATCTAACAACCCACAATGCTCAATTCCCAAAACTGATAAAATTGGGTAACATAACATACAAAAACAAGAAAACTCAAAACATGAGCAAGAAAATTTTACACACTGACAACAGGAACCTCAAACTAACAAAAACATCCCAACACACATATAATCCACAAAGGGCAAAAACACCAAAAAGTAACTAAATTTAGaaacttttttcttgaaaataaggaaattgaaactaaaaatcCTACCTTTTTCACTTAATTGTAAACTTGCAACAACAATCAACCATaccctaattcaattttttgcaaaaagagaaaaactataTAGTACAAAAGGGAAAGAAGCCAATAAAGtaactaaatttaaaaaccattttCTTTATAATAAGCAAATTGAAGCTAAAAATCCTACCTTTTTCACTTAATTGTAAACTTTCAAGAATCAACCATGCCTAATTCatttttgccaaaaaaaaaaagagagagagacagagaatTAAGTA
The Capsicum annuum cultivar UCD-10X-F1 chromosome 6, UCD10Xv1.1, whole genome shotgun sequence DNA segment above includes these coding regions:
- the LOC107875802 gene encoding zinc finger CCCH domain-containing protein 56; this encodes MDYTGDGGFAGGNVIPDSAAGSGGGFESWGPNFSDQAVWATEDDYKAWNNGPFCETPSNSSQDGGRHSQNRSGSDPPNKKSRNVQDSDARVIVTSSSKAIGKMFFKTKLCCKFRAGVCPYVTNCNFAHGIEELRKPPPNWQEIVAAHESERGGMVEMREEHQIPILSSPDLRGESQRSSKGRHCKKFYTEEGCPYGDSCTFLHDEQSRSRESVAISVTPTVGGFGNNAAGATQKPSNWKTRICNKWETTGYCPFGGKCHFAHGAAELNKFGGPSEAEGKDYVSVPPDSKQGGVPLRATESTLPSIIPALHSDVYHLGQGVQVQRPTGIVERPGQRLKWKGPDKISKIYGDWIDDLE